One genomic segment of Alkalimarinus alittae includes these proteins:
- a CDS encoding PhnE/PtxC family ABC transporter permease produces MQSPNTYSNARFQSTGVQKLSLGLLMIAIVCLFLADLSIETAEPWQEIGRIGLGMLAPSVLSFPELLSSLASTLAFALLGVTVAALLGMLMAHLFEWRLIRIIAAFIRSIHELFWALLFLQVFGLSTLTGLLAIIIPYTGIFAKVYAETLEESDQTAYNLLPPLTGRWSSHLYARLMVALPQLIHYTQYRLECGIRSSSVLGFVGLPTLGFHLESYFKQGYYSEAAGVLYLFIAVIALMRFWAKRRFIIPLLIMSVAWLPFQTTINFDLVLRFFGHDILPSPLRQGGLLNLESWQQTLDWSITLFNQQALIGSWNTLILTQIALVGSGITALLLYPLISPLFFTRNKRTAGHLFLVILRSIPELILAFIILLITGPSMIPAIFALSWHNGAIIAHLIGRYTEIINLRVDSPKGGDLYAYEVTPRLYKPFLAFLFYRWEVILRESAILGILGIHTLGFFIDSAFEELRFDRALFLILITALLNILVDSVSRTIRRKLRLSTTPNIESLTR; encoded by the coding sequence GTGCAATCACCTAATACCTATTCAAATGCTCGTTTCCAGTCGACAGGCGTTCAAAAGCTCTCGTTAGGTTTGCTGATGATTGCGATAGTCTGCTTATTTTTAGCCGACCTAAGTATTGAGACCGCAGAGCCTTGGCAAGAGATCGGGCGCATCGGTTTAGGGATGCTGGCGCCGTCAGTATTATCTTTTCCTGAGCTGCTATCCAGTTTAGCGAGTACCCTCGCCTTTGCCCTGCTAGGCGTTACTGTGGCCGCCCTATTAGGTATGCTCATGGCCCACCTTTTTGAATGGCGACTGATAAGGATTATTGCCGCCTTTATTCGTTCTATTCACGAGTTATTCTGGGCGCTATTATTTTTACAAGTCTTTGGTTTAAGCACCCTAACGGGCTTACTGGCCATTATCATTCCCTATACGGGCATATTTGCTAAAGTCTATGCCGAAACCCTAGAAGAAAGTGACCAAACCGCCTATAACTTACTCCCCCCTCTCACTGGGCGCTGGTCCTCGCACCTTTACGCCCGTTTGATGGTCGCTCTTCCGCAGCTAATTCATTACACTCAATACCGTCTTGAGTGCGGTATTCGTAGTAGCTCGGTGCTCGGTTTTGTCGGCCTACCAACGCTAGGATTTCATCTTGAATCATACTTTAAACAGGGCTATTACTCTGAAGCAGCGGGCGTGCTATATCTGTTTATTGCCGTTATCGCGCTGATGCGTTTTTGGGCCAAAAGACGATTTATTATCCCACTACTGATCATGTCTGTTGCTTGGCTACCCTTTCAAACCACCATCAATTTTGATTTAGTGCTACGTTTTTTTGGTCATGACATCTTACCTTCACCATTACGGCAAGGCGGGTTGCTCAATCTCGAAAGCTGGCAACAAACGCTAGACTGGTCTATTACCCTGTTTAATCAGCAAGCGCTTATCGGTAGCTGGAACACACTTATTCTGACTCAAATTGCGCTCGTCGGCAGTGGTATTACCGCATTACTACTTTACCCTCTCATATCACCGCTGTTTTTTACCCGCAACAAAAGAACCGCAGGACATCTTTTTTTAGTTATTTTACGATCAATACCCGAGCTAATATTAGCGTTTATTATTTTACTCATTACCGGCCCCTCAATGATCCCTGCGATCTTTGCGTTGAGTTGGCATAATGGCGCGATCATAGCCCACTTGATAGGTCGATATACCGAAATCATCAACCTACGTGTGGATAGTCCAAAAGGGGGTGATTTATATGCGTACGAAGTCACACCACGACTTTACAAACCCTTCCTCGCTTTTCTATTCTATCGTTGGGAAGTGATTTTGAGGGAGAGCGCTATTCTCGGTATTTTGGGCATCCACACCCTTGGGTTCTTTATTGATTCTGCGTTTGAAGAACTTCGCTTTGACCGCGCGCTGTTTTTAATATTGATCACAGCACTGCTTAATATTTTGGTAGACTCTGTATCCCGTACAATTAGGCGCAAGCTTCGTTTATCAACTACGCCCAATATTGAATCACTAACACGTTAG
- the modF gene encoding molybdate ABC transporter ATP-binding protein ModF: MTTNLPIRFDDLTVNFDDRFQLDHINWQIEPQQHWVITGANGAGKSALAAVLAGAGDTVSGKLEGVPARVGLVSFEAQAELIEAERKKDDADIMDVISEGTPVHEILFKDCADPDLAKELAEKFNLTQLLDRSFRKLSTGESRKVMLICALASKPDLLVLDEPFDGLDADSLAMLQAHLQTLIKTVPMVMVLNRFDEFPEFITHIAYVDHGQLQLQVSRDDTTAFEELYKLLHIKTTDLTVPAADPDTAIPALNPDDPLVRLRNLTIQYDNKKIIDNLNWTIEPNQHWQLSGPNGSGKTGLLSIITGDHPQCYVNDIFVFGFKRGSGESIWQIKQFIGYVSTALQWEYKGTTGLRNVILSGFHDSNGLYTRCTDRQKAIANEWLELLGMSDRGDEIFGKLSYGDQRLLLIARAMVKHPPLLILDEPCLGLDDMNRQMVLALIEKICASTGISVIYVNHHPEDKIKGIGNYISLV, encoded by the coding sequence ATGACAACCAACCTCCCTATTCGCTTTGATGATTTAACGGTTAATTTTGATGATCGTTTTCAACTCGATCATATCAACTGGCAGATTGAACCCCAGCAACACTGGGTGATTACCGGTGCTAACGGTGCAGGCAAGTCGGCATTAGCAGCCGTTTTAGCAGGCGCAGGGGATACTGTATCGGGTAAGCTTGAGGGCGTGCCTGCGCGTGTGGGTCTGGTATCGTTTGAAGCTCAGGCTGAATTAATCGAAGCCGAGCGTAAGAAAGATGACGCGGATATTATGGACGTTATCTCCGAAGGCACACCAGTACATGAGATTCTTTTCAAAGATTGCGCTGACCCTGACCTAGCCAAAGAACTGGCTGAAAAGTTCAACCTGACCCAACTACTTGATCGCTCGTTTCGCAAACTGTCGACCGGTGAATCACGCAAAGTAATGTTGATTTGCGCGTTGGCAAGTAAGCCCGACCTATTAGTGCTCGATGAGCCTTTTGACGGTCTAGATGCTGACAGCTTAGCGATGCTGCAAGCGCACCTTCAAACGCTAATCAAAACAGTCCCCATGGTGATGGTTCTAAACCGTTTTGATGAATTCCCAGAATTTATTACCCATATTGCATACGTTGACCATGGCCAGCTGCAATTACAAGTAAGCCGAGACGATACCACTGCGTTCGAGGAGCTTTATAAATTATTACACATTAAAACCACTGATCTTACTGTTCCTGCTGCCGACCCTGATACCGCTATTCCCGCGCTCAATCCCGATGATCCTTTGGTGCGCTTAAGAAATTTGACCATTCAATATGACAATAAAAAGATCATCGACAACCTTAATTGGACTATTGAGCCCAACCAACACTGGCAATTAAGCGGCCCTAACGGCAGCGGCAAAACCGGCTTACTGTCGATCATCACTGGGGACCACCCGCAATGCTACGTTAACGATATTTTTGTCTTTGGCTTTAAGCGCGGTAGCGGTGAAAGTATCTGGCAAATCAAACAATTTATTGGTTATGTTTCTACAGCGCTACAATGGGAATACAAAGGCACCACCGGCCTGCGTAACGTTATCCTTTCTGGGTTTCATGATAGTAATGGTTTATACACTCGATGCACTGATAGGCAAAAAGCCATAGCCAATGAGTGGCTAGAGCTACTGGGTATGAGCGATAGAGGTGATGAGATTTTTGGTAAACTGTCTTATGGTGATCAACGCTTGCTCTTGATTGCACGCGCGATGGTCAAGCATCCGCCCTTGCTGATCCTTGATGAACCTTGTTTAGGGCTTGATGATATGAATCGGCAGATGGTGCTCGCCCTGATTGAGAAGATTTGTGCCAGTACGGGGATATCGGTGATCTATGTAAACCATCACCCTGAGGATAAAATAAAAGGGATTGGTAATTATATTTCGTTAGTTTGA
- a CDS encoding ATP-binding cassette domain-containing protein, which yields MPITNTSAAITPASQPLFMLKSQSIGWGQKTVLEALDLKIEEGEKVAVVGKSGAGKSTLIHTLYQQHPEKIAYCSQEYGLVPSLSVFHNIYMGQLDQHHFAYNLVNLLRPIKSQITKIQPLAETLGLQAHLFNPAERLSGGQQQRVALARTLFQNKDIFIGDEPISSVDEVQSEHILALIMSHHNTTILTLHNADLALRFCSRIIGIRNGKIELDCATQDLSASQLRSLYQD from the coding sequence ATGCCGATAACAAACACATCGGCAGCGATAACCCCTGCCAGCCAACCTCTGTTTATGCTTAAGTCTCAATCTATCGGTTGGGGTCAAAAAACAGTATTAGAAGCACTCGATCTCAAGATCGAAGAAGGCGAAAAGGTTGCTGTTGTGGGTAAGAGTGGCGCGGGAAAATCAACGCTCATTCACACCCTGTATCAACAACACCCCGAAAAAATAGCCTACTGCAGCCAAGAGTATGGATTAGTCCCTTCTCTGTCTGTTTTTCATAACATATACATGGGCCAGTTAGACCAACACCATTTCGCCTATAATCTGGTTAACTTGCTCCGTCCAATAAAATCACAAATCACAAAGATACAGCCTTTAGCTGAAACGCTCGGGTTACAAGCGCACTTGTTTAACCCTGCGGAAAGACTATCAGGAGGGCAACAACAACGCGTTGCACTCGCAAGAACACTGTTTCAAAACAAAGACATTTTTATTGGTGATGAACCTATTTCTTCTGTCGACGAGGTTCAATCCGAGCACATATTAGCACTCATTATGAGTCACCATAACACCACAATCCTAACGCTACACAATGCCGACCTAGCATTACGTTTTTGTAGCAGAATCATTGGTATTCGCAACGGAAAAATAGAACTCGATTGCGCCACACAAGACCTCTCAGCCTCTCAGCTAAGATCCCTCTACCAAGACTGA
- a CDS encoding 50S ribosomal protein L11 methyltransferase, with translation MTKDKLIKNIQKTLSKGDVAITQPAGCKALSLYLFNPEVLEGPLSHDEAQAVVAEPAYWSFCWASGQALASYILQHPELVAGKNVLDFGAGSAIVAIAAAKAGANKAIACDIDPDALDAANANASLNNVEVVVSEDLEQCLGDIDVIVAADVLYDPENMPFLKRFKQAASLIILADSRVKNLGDEAYELQQVITCRTWPDLNEFEEFNQVRIYHAAGER, from the coding sequence ATGACCAAAGATAAACTGATTAAAAACATTCAAAAAACTTTATCGAAAGGGGATGTAGCCATCACTCAGCCTGCCGGTTGTAAGGCGCTGTCTCTTTATTTATTTAACCCCGAGGTACTAGAAGGTCCATTAAGTCATGATGAAGCTCAGGCGGTTGTGGCAGAGCCTGCTTATTGGTCTTTTTGTTGGGCGAGCGGGCAAGCGCTGGCCAGTTATATTTTGCAACACCCTGAACTGGTAGCAGGTAAAAATGTACTCGATTTTGGTGCAGGTTCTGCCATCGTCGCTATTGCGGCAGCTAAGGCGGGTGCTAACAAGGCCATTGCTTGTGATATTGACCCCGACGCGCTTGATGCCGCCAACGCTAATGCATCCCTTAATAATGTTGAAGTCGTAGTTTCAGAAGATTTGGAGCAGTGTCTGGGTGATATTGATGTCATCGTTGCGGCTGATGTGCTGTATGACCCTGAGAATATGCCGTTTTTGAAACGGTTTAAACAGGCGGCTTCACTGATTATTTTAGCGGACTCAAGGGTTAAAAATTTGGGCGATGAGGCGTATGAGTTGCAGCAAGTTATTACTTGTAGAACTTGGCCTGACCTAAACGAATTTGAAGAGTTTAATCAGGTTAGAATTTATCATGCGGCAGGTGAACGGTAA
- a CDS encoding putative selenate ABC transporter substrate-binding protein produces the protein MIPHKLSSLRLVKVVAIFLMTASMASASNAQSFIFTAIPDQDETQLQERFGKVATYLEKELKIDVKYVPVKSYTSAVTAFRNDQVQLAWFGGLSGVQARRLVPNSTAIAQGFEDQFFKSYIIANHSTQLQRQASLPEQLANMTFTFGSKGSTSGRLMPEFYIREHFKQSPDKLFKSVGFSGDHSRTIALVQSGAYQLGAVNYKVWEKGLADGKIDTSKVSIIWETPNYPDYQWTIRGDVDAKWGEGFSQRVQQALLNIKDPDVLAAFPRQSFVPASNNDYQPILDTAKSIGIID, from the coding sequence ATGATCCCCCATAAATTGTCATCATTACGTTTAGTTAAAGTCGTTGCCATTTTTCTCATGACCGCAAGCATGGCGTCAGCGTCAAACGCTCAATCGTTTATATTTACCGCAATTCCTGATCAAGACGAAACTCAACTTCAGGAACGCTTCGGTAAAGTCGCCACTTACCTTGAAAAAGAACTCAAGATAGACGTGAAATACGTTCCGGTTAAATCTTATACCTCTGCTGTTACTGCATTTAGAAATGACCAAGTTCAACTTGCATGGTTTGGTGGTTTATCAGGCGTTCAGGCAAGACGCCTAGTGCCTAACTCAACCGCTATTGCGCAAGGGTTTGAAGATCAGTTTTTTAAATCTTATATCATTGCCAATCACAGCACTCAGCTACAACGCCAAGCATCATTACCTGAGCAACTGGCAAATATGACCTTCACCTTTGGCTCTAAAGGGTCTACGTCTGGTCGCTTAATGCCTGAATTTTATATTCGTGAACACTTCAAGCAGTCCCCTGATAAACTCTTTAAAAGTGTTGGCTTCAGTGGCGACCACTCTCGTACTATTGCACTGGTTCAATCTGGCGCTTACCAATTAGGTGCCGTCAACTATAAAGTATGGGAAAAAGGCCTAGCAGACGGAAAAATAGACACCTCTAAAGTATCCATTATATGGGAAACACCTAACTACCCCGATTACCAATGGACCATTCGTGGCGATGTTGACGCAAAATGGGGTGAAGGATTCAGCCAACGTGTTCAGCAAGCATTACTTAATATTAAAGACCCAGACGTGTTAGCGGCATTTCCTCGTCAAAGCTTTGTGCCGGCATCCAACAATGACTATCAGCCCATACTCGATACGGCTAAAAGCATTGGTATTATCGATTAA
- a CDS encoding pseudouridine synthase, whose protein sequence is MNKDHIPIVYQDDHVIVAVKPNGLLSVPGRAPEHKDCLISRIQQTRPEALTVHRLDCETSGLVVLACNKESQRELSRQFHDREIQKRYIAVVDGVLENDEGEVNLPLIGDWPNRPKQMVDFERGKPSQTFYNVLSRSNNTTRVSLTPITGRSHQLRVHMLSLGHAILGDSLYASDNVLAKSPRMLLHASELGFKHPSTEEFCVYQYPAEF, encoded by the coding sequence ATGAATAAAGATCACATCCCTATTGTCTACCAAGATGACCACGTCATTGTTGCGGTTAAACCCAATGGCCTACTGTCTGTTCCTGGTCGGGCGCCAGAGCACAAAGATTGCCTTATCAGTCGAATTCAGCAAACACGGCCTGAAGCATTGACAGTTCACCGCCTTGACTGCGAAACCTCTGGGCTTGTCGTACTCGCCTGCAATAAAGAAAGTCAGCGCGAGTTGAGTCGCCAGTTTCACGATAGAGAAATTCAAAAACGTTATATTGCGGTGGTAGATGGCGTTCTAGAAAACGACGAAGGTGAAGTCAACCTCCCTCTTATTGGTGATTGGCCGAACCGCCCCAAGCAAATGGTCGACTTTGAACGGGGCAAGCCCTCCCAAACATTTTATAACGTTCTTAGTCGCTCAAACAATACTACTCGTGTTTCATTAACCCCTATTACTGGCCGTTCTCACCAACTAAGGGTCCACATGTTGTCGCTAGGTCATGCTATTTTAGGTGATAGTCTTTATGCATCAGATAACGTCTTAGCAAAATCGCCCAGAATGCTACTACATGCATCCGAACTCGGATTCAAACACCCATCAACGGAGGAATTTTGTGTTTACCAATATCCTGCTGAGTTTTAA
- a CDS encoding VanZ family protein, whose protein sequence is MFTNILLSFKPLFNHKWSAIHKLALWTAVIAIFYLATTSVEHTVQSTFNDKFNHLIAFGVLSFLSHIAFQNRPWLHWAIALFSYGLLIELVQYFLPHRAFSLLDLATDLLGIVAYVIIFKPLFTPLLSLPPLDYAKKT, encoded by the coding sequence GTGTTTACCAATATCCTGCTGAGTTTTAAACCCTTGTTTAATCACAAATGGTCGGCTATCCACAAACTCGCATTATGGACGGCTGTCATCGCTATATTTTATCTTGCAACAACATCAGTAGAGCATACCGTACAGTCAACCTTTAATGATAAGTTTAATCACCTGATAGCGTTTGGGGTGCTGTCATTTCTGAGCCATATAGCCTTTCAAAATCGTCCATGGTTACACTGGGCTATCGCTCTTTTTAGCTATGGCTTATTGATTGAACTCGTACAGTACTTTCTCCCTCATCGAGCGTTTTCTCTACTCGATCTCGCCACCGATTTACTGGGCATCGTTGCTTATGTGATTATTTTTAAACCCCTCTTTACCCCACTTTTAAGCCTTCCCCCCCTCGACTATGCAAAAAAAACATAA
- the cysZ gene encoding sulfate transporter CysZ produces MNNQQVSQLNLSGGLAYFSEGFRLIRQPGLRLFVIAPLMINTLLFYWMVTASYELFGGWMAALMEWLPTWLSFLEWLFWPLYAVAIIMVLAYCFVAVANLIGSPFYGILSEKVEQHLTGEKLEGDDGWKALVATIPRSIARELHKLIYYLPRAILLLILGFIPGVNLIAGVLWFGFSSWMMTLQYVDYPADNNNMSFAHLKRFASERRWPSLSFGMLVYVVAMIPIVNLIAVPAAVCGATAFWVNEKRQKIS; encoded by the coding sequence ATGAATAACCAACAAGTATCCCAACTAAACTTATCGGGTGGGCTCGCCTATTTCTCTGAGGGGTTTCGGCTTATTAGGCAGCCAGGGTTGCGCCTATTTGTTATCGCTCCGTTAATGATCAATACATTGTTGTTTTACTGGATGGTGACAGCCAGTTATGAGCTTTTTGGTGGCTGGATGGCTGCTTTGATGGAGTGGTTACCGACTTGGTTATCTTTCTTGGAATGGTTGTTCTGGCCGTTATATGCGGTGGCTATTATTATGGTTTTAGCGTATTGCTTTGTGGCAGTTGCAAACTTAATCGGTTCGCCTTTTTATGGGATATTATCTGAAAAGGTTGAACAGCATTTAACAGGTGAAAAACTGGAGGGTGATGATGGCTGGAAGGCTCTTGTCGCCACTATTCCGCGTAGCATCGCTAGAGAATTACACAAGCTAATCTATTATCTTCCACGAGCAATATTGTTGCTGATATTGGGTTTTATTCCTGGCGTGAATTTAATCGCAGGTGTGCTCTGGTTTGGTTTTTCAAGTTGGATGATGACGTTACAGTATGTTGATTACCCAGCAGACAACAACAATATGTCATTTGCTCACCTTAAACGATTTGCGTCTGAAAGACGTTGGCCCTCTTTGTCGTTTGGTATGTTAGTGTATGTGGTCGCGATGATTCCTATCGTCAATTTGATCGCGGTGCCTGCAGCTGTTTGTGGTGCAACGGCCTTTTGGGTAAACGAAAAAAGGCAAAAGATTTCGTGA
- the mnmH gene encoding tRNA 2-selenouridine(34) synthase MnmH, with amino-acid sequence MTTRPNTDNYLDLFLNDIPMMDVRAPIEYQKGAFPHTVNKPLMNDEERHLVGIRYKQKGQDSAIELGNELVCGDIKAQRIEQWIAFTQKHPEGYLYCFRGGLRSRTTQQWIKEACVEYPLVTGGYKAMRRFLIDELAISAKTQNYRVISGRTGTGKTRLLKRTPNFVDLEGLANHRGSSFGRQLTPQPSQIDFENGLSIELLKARHLRSGPIYIEDESRLIGRNAVPQEFRDTSTISDIVVLEAPLEERINIVLQDYVIDMTNAYQQQAGIEEGFKLFSEYLLNSVSRIQKRLGGEQTQHLHALMQAALKAQQLDKSLDAHKEWIQILLSKYYDPMYDFQLSKKAERIIFKGDQSSILEWIGQD; translated from the coding sequence ATGACAACTCGGCCGAACACAGACAATTATTTAGACCTATTTCTAAACGATATCCCCATGATGGATGTTAGAGCCCCTATTGAATATCAAAAAGGGGCATTTCCTCATACTGTCAATAAGCCGCTAATGAACGATGAAGAACGACACTTAGTCGGTATTCGCTATAAACAAAAAGGGCAAGATAGCGCTATTGAGCTAGGGAATGAACTGGTCTGTGGTGATATTAAAGCCCAGCGCATTGAGCAATGGATAGCATTTACCCAAAAACACCCCGAAGGCTACCTCTACTGTTTTCGCGGCGGGCTTCGTTCTCGAACGACTCAACAGTGGATTAAGGAAGCCTGTGTCGAATACCCACTAGTAACTGGTGGCTACAAGGCTATGCGCCGTTTCTTGATCGATGAACTGGCGATTTCAGCAAAAACCCAGAACTATCGCGTCATTAGCGGTCGAACAGGCACAGGTAAAACGCGGTTATTAAAGCGCACCCCTAATTTTGTTGACCTTGAAGGACTCGCTAATCATCGCGGCTCCAGCTTTGGCAGACAGCTAACACCTCAACCTAGCCAAATTGACTTCGAAAACGGGCTATCCATTGAGTTGCTAAAAGCGAGACACCTCCGTAGCGGGCCCATATATATTGAAGACGAAAGTCGCCTAATTGGCCGGAACGCTGTCCCTCAAGAGTTTAGAGATACCTCCACTATTAGCGATATTGTTGTGCTCGAAGCACCGCTAGAAGAGCGCATAAACATAGTACTGCAAGACTATGTGATCGATATGACTAACGCCTATCAGCAACAGGCAGGTATTGAAGAAGGCTTCAAACTGTTTTCGGAATACCTCCTAAACAGTGTTTCACGCATCCAAAAACGACTGGGTGGAGAGCAAACTCAACACCTACATGCACTCATGCAGGCAGCTCTCAAAGCACAGCAACTCGATAAGTCGCTAGACGCGCACAAAGAATGGATTCAAATACTGCTTTCAAAATATTACGACCCCATGTATGACTTTCAGCTAAGCAAGAAGGCTGAGCGCATTATTTTTAAGGGTGACCAAAGCAGTATTCTAGAATGGATTGGCCAAGACTAA
- a CDS encoding response regulator gives MANIKALVVDDASFVRDLVKRTVRNSFPSIVMEEASDGKKAQALMERGAFDLILCDWEMPEMNGLELLRWARQHDSYVKTPFIMITSRGDRDHVMEAVKEGVSGYLGKPFSPEQLSGRIIKALGSKLKKSAHVQSAPLQDAFKNSASLLTGASTTVKAPASDNSQTASLLTGATSGMEQVKKAAVKNASSAKGGSKGVAEVRFSDSTVKCIIKAISLTEIKVIAKREEKFPGILESAVVDLELEGEVARLNGYVHQLQAVDKRMDTDFVSIIIRFVDEDPQKMEHLSKYMARF, from the coding sequence ATGGCCAATATTAAGGCGTTAGTCGTTGATGACGCCAGTTTTGTTCGTGATTTGGTGAAGCGAACAGTTCGTAATAGTTTCCCTAGCATTGTGATGGAAGAAGCGTCCGATGGGAAAAAAGCTCAAGCCTTGATGGAGCGGGGGGCGTTTGACCTCATCTTATGCGATTGGGAAATGCCTGAAATGAATGGGCTTGAGTTACTTCGTTGGGCAAGACAGCATGATAGTTATGTAAAAACACCTTTTATCATGATTACCAGTCGTGGAGATCGTGACCATGTCATGGAGGCAGTAAAAGAGGGTGTTTCAGGTTATTTGGGAAAGCCCTTCAGTCCAGAGCAACTCTCAGGCCGTATTATTAAAGCGTTGGGGTCAAAATTAAAAAAGTCAGCGCACGTTCAAAGTGCGCCACTGCAAGATGCGTTCAAAAATTCTGCCTCACTTTTAACGGGCGCATCAACAACCGTTAAAGCGCCTGCGTCAGATAACAGTCAGACCGCTTCACTCTTAACGGGTGCTACGTCGGGCATGGAGCAAGTTAAAAAGGCGGCGGTTAAGAATGCGAGCTCAGCAAAAGGCGGAAGTAAGGGCGTCGCAGAAGTCAGGTTTTCTGATAGCACTGTGAAGTGCATAATCAAAGCTATAAGCCTGACCGAAATTAAAGTCATCGCCAAGCGAGAAGAGAAGTTCCCTGGCATTCTTGAGTCAGCGGTTGTAGACCTTGAGCTTGAAGGTGAGGTGGCCCGCTTGAATGGCTATGTGCATCAATTACAAGCGGTTGATAAGCGAATGGATACCGATTTCGTGAGCATTATCATTCGCTTTGTAGATGAAGACCCGCAGAAGATGGAGCATCTTTCGAAGTATATGGCGAGGTTTTAG